From a single Pelmatolapia mariae isolate MD_Pm_ZW linkage group LG20, Pm_UMD_F_2, whole genome shotgun sequence genomic region:
- the LOC134618404 gene encoding P2Y purinoceptor 1-like translates to MNTTYWFHSVYEYTTLPAIYTFVFIIGLGANVWGLKSLLQKWKILGHINVFLLNLGIANFLFLPTLPFLSAYYFMDSKWIFGDAFCKITRFCFNLNLYGSIGFLTCISVYRYLAIVHPMKAMGRITVTHSVAISVVVWLLVSAESFPDMFFPKNSKNKTEKCYHTTSYDYVEDYLKYSVGWTLTGFVIPFLILLGSYGHVTLVLCRINTIDKVVKQRSLKLMFILILLFSVCYIPYHIFKNFSLYSRVLIKQKMRPAWDEGVLSAHQISRGLVCLNSVLNPLVYLHVMDIPAQIRQMLQRFRQIFVSEFSSVPVAQSADV, encoded by the coding sequence ATGAATACAACTTACTGGTTTCATTCAGTCTATGAGTATACAACTCTGCCTGCTATTTACACCTTTGTCTTCATCATTGGTCTCGGAGCTAATGTATGGGGACTAAAGTCTCTGCTGCAGAAATGGAAAATTCTTGGACATATTAATGTGTTTCTTCTGAACCTTGGAATTGCTAATTTTTTGTTCCTGCCAACTCTCCCATTTTTGTCAGCGTACTATTTTATGGACAGTAAATGGATATTTGGAGATGCCTTCTGCAAGATCACaagattctgcttcaacctgaatTTATACGGCAGCATTGGATTCCTCACCTGTATTAGTGTCTACAGGTACCTGGCTATTGTCCATCCAATGAAAGCGATGGGAAGAATAACTGTGACTCACTCTGTAGCTATCTCAGTTGTGGTTTGGCTGTTGGTGAGTGCTGAAAGTTTTCCAGATATGTTCTTCCCTAAAaactcaaaaaataaaactgaaaaatgctaCCATACCACCTCTTATGACTATGTGGAGGATTACCTGAAATACAGTGTTGGCTGGACTCTCACTGGGTTTGTTATCCCATTCCTTATCTTACTTGGCTCCTATGGACATGTGACTCTTGTTCTCTGCCGCATTAATACCATTGATAAGGTGGTGAAACAAAGAAGCTTAAAGTTGATGTTCATCTTGATTTTGCTCTTCTCGGTTTGTTACATCCCCTATCATATTTTTAAGAACTTCAGCCTTTATTCAAGAGTTTTGATCAAACAGAAGATGCGTCCAGCATGGGATGAGGGAGTGCTTAGCGCTCATCAGATCAGTCGTGGTCTTGTGTGTCTGAATAGTGTTTTGAACCCCTTGGTTTACCTCCATGTCATGGATATTCCCGCTCAAATCAGACAGATGCTTCAGCGGTTTCGTCAGATCTTCGTGTCAGAGTTCAGCAGTGTACCAGTGGCACAAAGTGCAGATGTTTAA
- the LOC134618405 gene encoding UDP-glucuronosyltransferase 2B20-like has protein sequence MFTFLLQNQEVVAKFTSTIFENTTLIGDLNKTGYDLFLTDPTFPGGVLLAHYLQLPLVYNVRWLFSGEAHLAVAPSPLSYVPICFSHNSDKMDFFQRIRNMIHYIMFFYMEYYVSRPPYQALCDHYFGNNVSLMSLTQKADLWLMRVDFTFEFPRPTMPNVIYVGGFQGKPSKPLPSDLPQKVVWRHVGKRPATLGNNTMLVEWLPQNDLLGHPKTKVFVTHGGTNGLYEAIYHGVPVLGIPLIFDQHDNLLRMEARGVAEIVDVAKLDVDSLTSALKNILDPEKPYKQNMLKLSQLHHDQPMKPLDSAIFWMEYVMRHKGAAHLRTESYKLPWYACHCLDVMAVLVAFGLLIIALVWTSCQCLITFLLNTKKSKHE, from the exons ATGTTTACCTTTTTGCTACAAAACCAGGAAGTTGTGGCAAAATTTACTTCCACCATCTTTGAGAATACGACACTGATTGGGGACCTAAACAAAACTGGATATGATCTTTTTCTGACCGATCCTACATTTCCAGGTGGTGTGCTGTTAGCACATTACCTCCAGCTGCCTTTGGTTTACAATGTGCGCTGGCTTTTTAGTGGAGAGGCACACCTTGCCGTCGCTCCTTCTCCATTATCCTACGTCCCTATATGCTTCTCCCATAACTCTGACAAAATGGATTTTTTTCAAAGAATCAGAAATATGATCCATTACATCATGTTTTTTTACATGGAGTACTATGTCTCCAGACCACCATACCAGGCCTTGTGTGATCATTATTTTGGAAATAATGTTAGCCTCATGTCTCTAACCCAAAAGGCTGACCTCTGGCTCATGCGGGTTGACTTTACATTTGAGTTCCCTCGTCCCACCATGCCCAATGTCATCTACGTCGGTGGCTTCCAGGGTAAGCCTTCAAAGCCTCTCCCATCAGA CCTCCCTCAGAAGGTTGTGTGGAGACATGTTGGGAAAAGACCAGCCACTCTGGGAAACAACACCATGCTGGTTGAATGGCTCCCTCAGAATGATCTACTAGGCCACCCTAAAACCAAAGTTTTTGTCACACATGGTGGCACCAACGGCCTGTACGAAGCCATCTACCATGGTGTGCCAGTTCTGGGCATTCCACTCATTTTTGACCAGCATGACAACTTGTTACGTATGGAGGCCCGGGGAGTGGCTGAAATAGTTGACGTGGCAAAATTGGATGTTGACTCCCTGACAAGTGCTCTGAAGAATATTTTGGACCCAGAAAAGCCCTACAAACAGAATATGCTCAAACTATCACAACTTCATCATGATCAGCCCATGAAGCCTCTTGATAGTGCTATTTTCTGGATGGAATATGTCATGAGGCACAAGGGTGCAGCACATCTGCGCACTGAGTCATATAAGCTGCCTTGGTATGCCTGTCATTGTCTAGATGTGATGGCAGTCCTTGTAGCATTTGGCTTGCTGATCATTGCTTTAGTTTGGACTTCTTGTCAATGtctaattacatttttgttgaACACAAAGAAGTCCAAGCATGAATAG
- the LOC134618407 gene encoding UDP-glucuronosyltransferase 2B4-like, translating into MNYCVCYFDLLAITLHLLFMTSSCDGGKVLIFPVDGSHWLNMKILVEALHSQGHQNTVLRSSSSWYISEFSPHYTSITVIQEESQPIESQNFMSSFLKRSMEIRQNDGSLWAFFELYWNLFDLFRQNQQVVAKLTSTIFENKTLIGDLNKTEYDLFLTDPAFPGGVLLAHYLQLPLVYNVRWLFSGEAHLAVAPSPLSYVPICFSHNSDKMDFFQRIRNMIHYIMFFYMEYYVSRPPYQALCDHYFGNNVSLMSLVQKADLWLMRVDFTFEFPRPTMPNVIYVGGFQGKPSKPLPSEFEAFVQSSGEHGVIVMTLGTLLSDLGHELTEIFASAFASLPQKVVWRHVGKRPATLGNNTMLVEWLPQNDLLGHPKTKVFVTHGGTNGLYEAIYHGVPVLGIPLIFDQHDNLLRMEARGVAEIVDVAKLDVDSLTSALKNILDPEKPYKQNMLKLSQLHHDQPMKPLDSAIFWMEYVMRHKGAAHLRTESYKLPWYACHCLDVMAVLVAFGLLIIALVWTSCQCLITFLLNTKKSKHE; encoded by the exons ATGAACTACTGTGTTTGTTACTTTGACTTGTTGGCCATAACGTTGCATCtgctat TTATGACTTCCTCATGTGATGGTGGAAAAGTGCTAATATTTCCAGTAGATGGAAGCCACTGGCTTAACATGAAAATCCTTGTGGAGGCTCTCCACTCTCAAGGCCACCAAAACACTGTGCTGCGGTCCTCTTCAAGCTGGTACATTTCTGAATTCTCACCTCATTACACCTCCATCACAGTCATCCAGGAAGAGTCCCAGCCCATTGAGAGTCAAAACTTCATGAGCTCTTTTTTGAAGAGGTCAATGGAAATTCGTCAGAATGACGGCTCACTCTGGGCATTTTTTGAGTTATATTGGAATCTTTTTGACTTATTTAGACAAAACCAGCAAGTTGTGGCAAAACTTACTTCCACCATCTTTGAGAATAAGACGCTGATTGGAGACctaaacaaaactgaatatGATCTTTTTCTGACTGATCCTGCATTTCCAGGTGGTGTGCTGTTAGCACATTACCTCCAGCTGCCTTTGGTTTACAATGTGCGCTGGCTTTTTAGTGGAGAGGCACACCTTGCCGTCGCTCCTTCTCCATTGTCCTACGTCCCTATATGCTTCTCCCATAACTCTGACAAAATGGATTTTTTTCAAAGAATCAGAAATATGATCCATTACATCATGTTTTTTTACATGGAGTACTATGTCTCCAGACCACCATACCAGGCCTTGTGTGATCATTATTTTGGAAATAATGTTAGCCTCATGTCTCTAGTCCAAAAGGCTGACCTCTGGCTCATGCGGGTTGACTTTACATTTGAGTTCCCTCGTCCCACCATGCCCAATGTCATCTACGTCGGTGGCTTCCAGGGTAAGCCTTCAAAGCCTCTCCCATCAGAGTTTGAGGCATTTGTCCAGAGTTCTGGTGAACATGGGGTGATCGTCATGACATTGGGGACCCTGCTGAGTGACCTTGGACATGAATTAACAGAGATTTTTGCCTCAGCATTTGCTAGCCTCCCTCAGAAGGTTGTGTGGAGACATGTTGGGAAAAGACCAGCCACTCTGGGAAACAACACCATGCTGGTTGAATGGCTCCCTCAGAATGATCTACTAGGCCACCCTAAAACCAAAGTTTTTGTCACACATGGTGGCACCAACGGCCTGTACGAAGCCATCTACCATGGTGTGCCAGTTCTGGGCATTCCACTCATTTTTGACCAGCATGACAACTTGTTACGTATGGAGGCCCGGGGAGTGGCTGAAATAGTTGACGTGGCAAAATTGGATGTTGACTCCCTGACAAGTGCTCTGAAGAATATTTTGGACCCAGAAAAGCCCTACAAACAGAATATGCTCAAACTATCACAACTTCATCATGATCAGCCCATGAAGCCTCTTGATAGTGCTATTTTCTGGATGGAATATGTCATGAGGCACAAGGGTGCAGCACATCTGCGCACTGAGTCATATAAGCTGCCTTGGTATGCCTGTCATTGTCTAGATGTGATGGCAGTCCTTGTAGCATTTGGCTTGCTGATCATTGCTTTAGTTTGGACTTCTTGTCAATGtctaattacatttttgttgaACACAAAGAAGTCCAAGCATGAATAG